The Microbacterium horticulturae genome has a window encoding:
- a CDS encoding Re/Si-specific NAD(P)(+) transhydrogenase subunit alpha, whose product MRLGIVAEHRGETRVAATPITVEKIRRLGYDVVVERGAGAASSFPDSAYAAAGAALVDTAEAWAADVVLKVAAPTDDEIALLRPGAVLAALLSPAHSPELLERLAARGVTALALDAVPRISRAQSMDVLSSMTNIAGYRAVIEAAHEFGRFFTGQVTAAGKVPPAKVLVAGAGVAGLAAIGAASSLGAVVRATDPRPEVADQVASIGGHYLAVDAAVEQSTDGYAKATSEAYDRRAAEIYSEQARDVDIIITTAQIPGRTAPRLITAADVASMKPGSVIVDMAAAQGGNVEGSVADERIVTDNGVIILGYSDLARRLPTQASQLYGTNLVNLLALLTPDRDGQLTVDDDDVVQRAVTVTRDGTVTWPPPAVSVSATPAPKPAPEAAAAASTPPEKRPMSRTARGGLIALGMAALFAICAFAPPPLPEHFLVLTLSVVVGFYVIGNVTHALHTPLMSVTNAISGIIIVGAMMQLTVPSVAVQILAAVAVLVASINVFGGFAVTRRMLSMFVKGPQR is encoded by the coding sequence ATGCGTCTTGGCATCGTCGCCGAACACCGCGGGGAGACGCGCGTCGCCGCAACCCCGATCACCGTCGAGAAGATCCGCAGGCTGGGCTACGACGTCGTCGTCGAGCGCGGGGCGGGAGCGGCATCCAGCTTCCCCGACTCTGCCTACGCCGCTGCCGGCGCCGCGCTCGTCGATACCGCCGAGGCGTGGGCGGCCGACGTCGTGCTGAAGGTCGCTGCCCCCACCGACGACGAGATCGCCTTGCTGCGCCCGGGCGCGGTGCTCGCCGCTCTGCTGAGCCCCGCGCACAGCCCCGAGCTGCTCGAAAGGCTCGCCGCCCGCGGGGTGACTGCCCTCGCCCTCGACGCCGTGCCGCGCATCTCGCGCGCGCAGTCGATGGACGTGCTCAGCTCGATGACCAACATCGCCGGCTACCGCGCCGTCATCGAGGCCGCACACGAGTTCGGCCGCTTCTTCACCGGGCAGGTGACAGCGGCCGGCAAGGTGCCGCCCGCGAAGGTGCTGGTCGCCGGAGCGGGCGTCGCGGGCCTGGCCGCCATCGGCGCCGCCTCGAGCCTGGGCGCCGTCGTGCGCGCCACCGATCCGCGCCCCGAGGTCGCTGATCAGGTCGCCTCGATCGGCGGCCATTATCTGGCGGTGGATGCCGCGGTGGAGCAGTCCACGGACGGCTACGCGAAGGCCACGAGCGAGGCGTACGACAGGCGCGCCGCCGAGATCTACTCCGAGCAGGCGCGCGACGTCGACATCATCATCACGACGGCGCAGATCCCCGGGCGCACGGCGCCGCGCCTGATCACCGCGGCCGATGTCGCGAGCATGAAGCCCGGCAGCGTCATCGTCGACATGGCCGCGGCCCAGGGCGGCAACGTCGAGGGATCGGTGGCCGACGAACGGATCGTCACCGACAACGGCGTCATCATCCTCGGCTACTCCGACCTCGCGCGGCGTCTGCCGACGCAGGCCTCGCAGCTGTACGGCACGAACCTCGTCAATCTGCTGGCGCTGCTCACGCCAGACAGGGACGGGCAGCTGACCGTCGACGACGACGACGTCGTGCAGCGCGCTGTGACCGTCACCCGCGACGGCACGGTGACCTGGCCTCCGCCGGCCGTCTCGGTGTCGGCCACGCCGGCTCCCAAGCCCGCGCCGGAGGCGGCGGCCGCGGCATCCACCCCTCCCGAGAAGCGACCGATGTCGCGCACCGCGCGAGGAGGCCTGATCGCCCTGGGCATGGCCGCCCTCTTCGCAATCTGCGCGTTCGCGCCGCCGCCGCTGCCCGAGCACTTCCTCGTGCTGACACTGTCGGTCGTCGTCGGCTTCTACGTCATCGGCAACGTCACGCATGCGCTGCACACGCCGCTCATGAGCGTGACCAACGCGATCAGCGGCATCATCATCGTCGGCGCGATGATGCAGCTGACGGTGCCGAGCGTCGCCGTGCAGATCCTCGCCGCGGTGGCGGTGCTCGTCGCCAGCATCAACGTGTTCGGCGGCTTCGCCGTCACGCGCAGGATGCTGTCGATGTTCGTCAAGGGACCGCAGAGGTGA
- a CDS encoding exodeoxyribonuclease III — protein MRLATWNVNSIRARVARTVEFAVRENVDVLAMQEIKCRPDQFPYGPFEDAGYEVHAHGLNQWNGVAIASRLPVDDVQTAFDGMPGFAKGMEGPDRPLEARAIGALVDGVRVWSLYVPNGRSLNDPHYLYKLDWLAALRGHVQAELARDPHLPMALVGDFNIAPTDADNGDPAVVEGVSTHVSPREREAFHALEEAGLADVVRPLVPAGFTYWDYKRLRFPRNEGMRIDFILGSPAFADAVTGASIHREERKGEIPSDHVPVVVDTDFRADDDDDVPMIFG, from the coding sequence ATGCGCCTGGCCACCTGGAACGTGAACTCGATCCGCGCCCGCGTCGCCCGCACCGTGGAGTTCGCCGTGCGTGAAAACGTCGACGTGCTCGCGATGCAGGAGATCAAGTGCCGGCCCGACCAGTTTCCGTACGGGCCGTTCGAAGACGCCGGCTACGAGGTGCACGCGCACGGGCTGAACCAGTGGAACGGCGTGGCCATCGCCAGCCGGCTGCCCGTCGATGACGTGCAGACCGCGTTCGACGGCATGCCCGGGTTCGCGAAGGGAATGGAAGGCCCCGACCGGCCGCTCGAGGCCCGTGCGATCGGCGCATTGGTCGACGGCGTCCGCGTCTGGAGCCTGTATGTGCCGAACGGTCGCAGTCTCAACGACCCGCACTACCTGTACAAGCTCGACTGGCTCGCCGCCCTCCGCGGGCACGTGCAGGCCGAACTCGCCCGCGACCCGCACCTGCCGATGGCGCTCGTGGGCGACTTCAACATCGCACCGACGGATGCCGACAACGGCGACCCCGCGGTCGTCGAGGGCGTCTCCACCCACGTGTCACCGCGCGAGCGCGAGGCCTTCCACGCGCTCGAAGAGGCCGGGCTGGCCGACGTCGTGCGGCCGCTCGTGCCCGCAGGGTTCACGTACTGGGACTACAAGCGGCTGCGCTTCCCCCGCAACGAGGGCATGCGCATCGACTTCATCCTCGGGTCGCCGGCCTTCGCCGATGCCGTGACCGGGGCATCGATCCACCGCGAAGAGCGCAAGGGCGAGATTCCCAGCGACCACGTGCCGGTCGTCGTCGACACCGACTTCCGGGCCGACGACGACGATGACGTGCCGATGATCTTCGGCTGA
- a CDS encoding YbhB/YbcL family Raf kinase inhibitor-like protein → MGDRTATKEDAMFEYDPYAELARLKDFPRMTLTSADFAEGEALPKECWGSGMGGADRSPQLSWSGAPEGTRSFAVSCFDPDAPTGSGFWHWAVYDIDPSTTELAANAGDGGAGSLPAGAVTLPNEARVEHYIGAAPPQTTGVHRYFFVVDALDVSHLDLAPGSTPAVLGFNRHFHALARGILVGTASSD, encoded by the coding sequence GTGGGCGACAGGACTGCGACGAAGGAGGACGCGATGTTCGAGTACGACCCGTATGCGGAGCTTGCACGGCTGAAGGACTTCCCCCGGATGACGCTCACGAGCGCCGACTTCGCGGAGGGCGAGGCGCTGCCGAAGGAGTGCTGGGGCTCAGGCATGGGCGGTGCCGACCGCTCACCGCAGCTGAGCTGGTCGGGAGCACCCGAGGGCACCCGCAGCTTCGCGGTGTCGTGCTTCGACCCCGACGCGCCGACCGGTTCGGGCTTCTGGCACTGGGCCGTCTACGACATCGATCCGTCGACGACCGAGCTCGCCGCGAACGCGGGCGACGGCGGGGCCGGGTCGCTACCGGCCGGGGCGGTCACGCTGCCGAACGAGGCGCGCGTCGAGCACTACATCGGCGCCGCTCCCCCGCAGACCACGGGCGTGCACCGCTACTTCTTCGTCGTCGACGCGCTCGACGTCTCACACCTCGACCTCGCGCCCGGGTCGACGCCGGCGGTGCTCGGCTTCAATCGGCACTTCCACGCACTGGCGCGCGGGATCCTGGTGGGCACCGCCTCGAGCGACTGA
- a CDS encoding response regulator codes for MPVPEPLRVLLVDDHAMMRAGFRLILEAADDIDVVGEASTGTEGVAAAARLQPDVICMDVQMPDMDGLEATRRIVADRELGAAVLIVTTFDRDDYLFEALTAGAAGFLLKNAGPEELVRAVRVAAAGDALLSPEVTRRVIARFTADGAASAASTPSAPVPQSPSATARDPQKPTAEHAGPAPAPVDLTEREAEVLRLMADALSNAEIARRLFIGEATVKTHVSNVLAKLGARDRVQAVVLAYRRGLA; via the coding sequence ATGCCGGTGCCTGAGCCATTGCGCGTGCTGCTCGTCGACGACCATGCCATGATGCGGGCGGGGTTCCGGCTGATCCTCGAGGCGGCCGACGACATCGACGTGGTCGGCGAGGCCTCCACCGGCACCGAGGGCGTCGCGGCGGCGGCCCGGCTGCAGCCCGATGTCATCTGTATGGACGTGCAGATGCCCGACATGGACGGCCTCGAGGCGACCCGCCGCATCGTGGCCGACCGCGAGCTCGGCGCGGCCGTGCTGATCGTGACGACCTTCGACCGCGACGACTACCTCTTCGAGGCGCTCACGGCGGGCGCGGCCGGATTCCTGCTGAAGAACGCCGGACCCGAAGAGCTCGTGCGCGCGGTGCGCGTGGCCGCCGCCGGCGACGCCCTGCTCTCGCCCGAGGTCACGCGCCGGGTGATCGCGCGCTTCACCGCCGACGGGGCCGCGAGTGCGGCATCCACCCCCTCCGCCCCTGTTCCGCAGTCACCTTCTGCAACCGCCCGCGACCCGCAGAAACCGACTGCTGAACACGCCGGGCCCGCACCCGCGCCGGTCGACCTCACCGAGCGCGAGGCCGAGGTACTGCGGCTGATGGCCGATGCGCTCAGCAACGCCGAGATCGCGCGGCGCCTGTTCATCGGCGAGGCCACGGTGAAGACGCACGTGTCGAACGTGCTGGCCAAGCTCGGTGCCCGCGACCGGGTGCAGGCCGTCGTGCTCGCCTATCGGCGCGGGCTCGCCTGA
- a CDS encoding LysR family transcriptional regulator codes for MFELRRLRLLAELAQRGTIADVAARLSYSPSTVSQQLSVLEREAGVPLLEPDGRRVRLTPHGRLLAEHAVRVLELDEAAREALRSAQSGQVTVRIAAMATAAEALVPRALAELSASTPEIRVEMREMSPEEALVELAARSFDLVVAEQYPGHTRELHATVDRTLLGTDPVRLAVPAASTAMSIGDLADAAWIMEPAGTAVRQWAVQQCRQAGFEPDVRFEATDLGVHISMVASGQAVAILPDLVWTGDRHGVRSIDLPGSPVRELFAATRAASRGSEPIGRVRAALADMLAARRPAEG; via the coding sequence GTGTTCGAGCTGCGACGATTGCGTCTGCTTGCCGAACTCGCGCAGCGCGGCACGATCGCCGACGTCGCGGCGCGGCTGTCGTACAGCCCTTCCACCGTCTCGCAACAGCTCAGCGTCCTCGAGCGCGAAGCCGGCGTCCCGCTTCTTGAGCCTGACGGACGGCGCGTGAGGCTCACACCGCACGGGCGACTGTTGGCCGAGCACGCGGTCCGAGTGCTCGAGCTCGACGAGGCTGCCCGCGAGGCACTGCGTTCTGCGCAGTCCGGTCAGGTCACGGTGCGCATCGCCGCGATGGCCACGGCTGCCGAGGCGCTCGTGCCGCGCGCGCTGGCAGAGCTTTCGGCATCCACTCCCGAGATCCGCGTGGAGATGCGCGAGATGTCGCCCGAGGAGGCGCTCGTCGAGCTCGCGGCACGCAGCTTCGACCTCGTCGTGGCCGAGCAGTACCCCGGCCACACGCGCGAGCTGCATGCCACCGTCGACCGCACGCTGCTGGGCACCGATCCGGTGCGGCTCGCCGTTCCTGCCGCATCGACGGCGATGAGCATCGGGGATCTCGCGGACGCGGCCTGGATCATGGAGCCCGCCGGCACCGCCGTGCGCCAGTGGGCGGTGCAGCAGTGCCGTCAGGCGGGGTTCGAGCCCGACGTCCGTTTCGAGGCCACCGACCTGGGCGTGCACATCAGCATGGTCGCCAGCGGTCAGGCCGTGGCGATCCTGCCCGATCTCGTGTGGACCGGCGACCGGCACGGGGTGCGCAGCATCGACCTGCCGGGCTCGCCGGTGCGCGAGCTGTTCGCGGCGACGCGTGCGGCCTCGCGCGGCAGCGAGCCCATCGGACGCGTGCGCGCGGCGCTGGCCGATATGCTCGCCGCCCGGCGGCCCGCGGAGGGGTGA
- a CDS encoding ABC transporter ATP-binding protein: MLELRGITKSYGGRRVLDDVGFDVAPKRLTGFVGGNGAGKTTTMRIALGVLESEGGQVQLDGAPISDGDRRRFGYMPEERGLYPKMKVAEQIAYLARLHGYSKADADQNATALLEQLGLGERLDDKVETLSLGNQQRAQIAAALVHDPEVLILDEPFSGLDPLAVDVVAGVLQERAAQGVAVLFSSHQLDVVERLCDDLVIIAAGTIRAAGSADELRAAHAGHRYELHTSGDAGWLRDEPGVSVVDFAAGSAVFDVDDDETAQRVLRRAVDGSHVKSFAPRHPTLAQIFKEVIQ; this comes from the coding sequence ATGCTCGAACTGCGCGGCATCACCAAGAGCTACGGCGGCCGCCGGGTGCTCGACGACGTCGGGTTCGACGTCGCGCCGAAGCGGCTGACGGGGTTCGTCGGCGGCAACGGCGCCGGCAAGACCACGACGATGCGCATCGCCCTGGGCGTGCTCGAGTCCGAGGGCGGCCAGGTGCAGCTCGACGGCGCACCGATCTCCGACGGCGACCGGCGGCGCTTCGGGTACATGCCCGAAGAGCGCGGCCTGTACCCGAAGATGAAGGTCGCCGAGCAGATCGCCTACCTCGCGCGCCTGCACGGCTATTCGAAGGCGGATGCCGACCAGAACGCCACCGCTCTGCTCGAGCAGCTCGGACTCGGCGAGCGCCTGGACGACAAGGTCGAGACGCTGTCGCTGGGCAACCAGCAGCGCGCGCAGATCGCCGCGGCGCTCGTGCACGACCCCGAGGTGCTGATCCTCGACGAGCCGTTCTCGGGTCTCGATCCGCTGGCCGTCGACGTGGTCGCGGGGGTCTTGCAGGAGCGCGCAGCGCAGGGCGTGGCGGTGCTGTTCAGCTCGCACCAGCTCGACGTCGTCGAGCGCCTGTGCGACGACCTCGTCATCATCGCGGCGGGAACCATCCGCGCGGCGGGCTCGGCCGACGAGCTGCGCGCCGCGCACGCCGGGCACCGGTACGAGCTGCACACCTCGGGCGATGCCGGCTGGCTGCGCGACGAGCCGGGCGTTTCGGTCGTCGACTTCGCTGCAGGGTCGGCCGTGTTCGACGTCGACGACGACGAGACGGCCCAGCGCGTGCTGCGGCGGGCCGTCGACGGCTCGCACGTGAAGAGCTTTGCACCGCGGCATCCCACCCTCGCCCAGATCTTCAAGGAGGTCATCCAGTGA
- a CDS encoding NADPH-dependent FMN reductase, whose amino-acid sequence MPQYTIGYIVGSISSTSLNRKLAKALAALAPAGVELVEITIKDLPFYSPDHDGDYPQVARDFKQAIADVDGVIIVTPEYSRSIPGVLKNALDWASRPYGQGSFDGKPTAVIGTSGGAISTAAAQQHLKAILSHYNAPTLGQPEGYIQAVPGLFGDDGEVSNEGTAAFLRAYLDAFVALIDRYVDVTASDESAAA is encoded by the coding sequence GTGCCCCAGTACACGATCGGCTACATCGTCGGCAGCATCTCGTCGACCTCGCTCAACCGCAAGCTCGCGAAGGCGCTCGCCGCCCTCGCCCCGGCCGGCGTCGAGCTCGTCGAGATCACCATCAAAGACCTGCCGTTCTACTCGCCCGACCACGACGGCGACTACCCGCAGGTGGCGCGTGACTTCAAGCAGGCCATCGCCGACGTCGACGGTGTGATCATCGTGACTCCCGAGTACAGCCGGTCGATCCCGGGTGTTCTCAAGAACGCGCTCGACTGGGCATCGCGTCCGTACGGACAGGGCTCGTTCGACGGCAAGCCGACCGCTGTCATCGGCACCTCGGGCGGCGCGATCTCGACCGCCGCGGCACAGCAGCACCTCAAGGCGATCCTCAGCCACTACAACGCGCCCACGCTCGGCCAGCCCGAGGGCTACATCCAGGCCGTTCCAGGCCTGTTCGGCGACGACGGCGAGGTCTCGAACGAGGGGACGGCCGCCTTCCTGCGCGCGTACCTCGACGCGTTCGTCGCGCTCATCGACCGCTACGTCGACGTGACCGCGAGCGACGAGTCGGCGGCCGCCTGA
- a CDS encoding ABC transporter permease: MSTPASPTLAQSVWLVAEREIGSKLRSKAFVISTLIMFAFALAGVIWGGFSAANPSQTPVAVTSQSASVVSGMSNLDVTTADSADAAIALVKSGDVDAAIVPDADSPVQVKIVAKDAMPQELVAALSVSPPVQLLDSSPEDALLRYLVAIGFGIVFLLSASMFGSTIAQSVVEEKQTRVVEILISAIPVRALMAGKVIGNTILAMAQIIVLVAIAIIGLSVSGQNAVLAGLGGPMVWFAVFFLFGFILLAALFAGAAAMVSRQEDIGSTTMPLTMLILAPYILVILFNDNPVVLTVMSYVPFSAPVAMPLRLYLGSAQWWEPLVSLVLLVVTCIAAVLVGSKIYRNSLLRMGARVKLGEALKA; this comes from the coding sequence GTGAGCACCCCCGCATCGCCGACACTGGCACAGAGCGTCTGGCTCGTCGCCGAGCGCGAGATCGGTTCGAAACTGCGCAGCAAGGCGTTCGTCATCTCGACGCTGATCATGTTCGCCTTCGCCCTGGCGGGCGTCATCTGGGGCGGCTTCTCGGCGGCCAATCCGTCGCAGACGCCGGTGGCCGTGACGAGCCAGTCGGCGTCGGTCGTCTCGGGCATGTCGAATCTTGACGTCACCACCGCCGACTCGGCCGACGCCGCCATTGCGCTCGTGAAGAGCGGAGACGTGGATGCCGCCATAGTCCCCGACGCCGACAGCCCGGTGCAGGTGAAGATCGTGGCGAAGGACGCCATGCCGCAGGAGCTTGTCGCGGCGCTGAGCGTCTCGCCGCCCGTGCAGCTGCTCGATTCGAGCCCCGAAGACGCCCTGCTGCGCTACCTCGTCGCGATCGGCTTCGGAATCGTCTTCTTGCTGTCGGCGTCGATGTTCGGGTCGACGATCGCCCAGTCCGTCGTCGAAGAGAAGCAGACCCGCGTGGTCGAGATCCTCATCTCGGCGATCCCCGTGCGGGCCCTGATGGCCGGCAAGGTGATCGGCAACACTATCCTCGCGATGGCACAGATCATCGTGCTCGTCGCGATCGCGATCATCGGCCTGTCGGTCAGCGGTCAGAACGCGGTATTGGCGGGCCTGGGCGGACCGATGGTGTGGTTCGCGGTGTTCTTCCTGTTCGGGTTCATTCTGTTGGCGGCGCTGTTCGCCGGGGCGGCCGCCATGGTCTCGCGCCAGGAGGACATCGGGTCGACCACCATGCCGTTGACGATGCTGATCCTCGCGCCGTACATCCTGGTGATTCTGTTCAACGACAACCCCGTCGTGCTCACCGTGATGTCGTACGTGCCGTTCTCGGCCCCGGTGGCGATGCCGTTGCGCCTGTACCTCGGGTCGGCGCAGTGGTGGGAGCCGCTCGTGTCGCTCGTGCTGCTGGTCGTCACGTGTATCGCGGCGGTTCTGGTCGGGTCGAAGATCTACCGCAACTCGCTGCTGCGCATGGGTGCCCGCGTGAAGCTGGGCGAGGCTCTGAAGGCGTAG
- the pntB gene encoding Re/Si-specific NAD(P)(+) transhydrogenase subunit beta, with protein sequence MTAAAVAGAVAGAAYIVAALLFILSLAGLSKHERARGGVVYGMIGMATALLATLWLMIANAWGEPNAMLGLILLVVAVVVGAAIGLYKARTVKMTGMPELIALFHSFVGAAAVLVGWNGALRDEGVAANLLGIHHAEVFIGVFIGAVTLTGSVVAYLKLSAKMSSRPLMLPGKNALNIGAIVVFIALTAWYVITPQLWLLVVVTILALALGWHLVASIGGGDMPVVISMLNSYSGWAAAAAGFLLNNDLLIVTGALVGSSGAYLSYIMCKAMNRSFISVIAGGFGIAPPASGDEEQGEHQETDAASVAHMLEAASTVVITPGYGMAVAQAQSAVADLARRLIERGVQVRFGIHPVAGRLPGHMNVLLAEAKVPYDIVLEMDEINDDLADTDVVLVIGANDTVNPAAAEDPGSPIAGMPVLRVWEARQVVVFKRSMASGYAGVANPLFFRDNAWMLFGDAKERVQDILVAL encoded by the coding sequence GTGACCGCGGCAGCAGTGGCCGGGGCCGTCGCAGGCGCGGCGTACATCGTCGCCGCCCTCCTGTTCATCCTGAGCCTGGCCGGTCTCAGCAAGCACGAACGCGCCCGCGGCGGCGTCGTCTACGGCATGATCGGCATGGCCACAGCCCTGCTCGCGACGCTGTGGCTCATGATCGCAAACGCGTGGGGGGAACCGAACGCGATGCTCGGGCTGATCCTGCTCGTGGTGGCGGTCGTGGTGGGGGCTGCGATCGGCCTGTACAAGGCGCGCACCGTGAAGATGACCGGGATGCCGGAGCTCATCGCCCTCTTCCACAGCTTTGTCGGCGCTGCCGCCGTTCTCGTCGGGTGGAACGGGGCGCTGCGCGACGAGGGCGTGGCAGCGAACCTGCTCGGCATCCATCACGCCGAGGTGTTCATCGGGGTGTTCATCGGCGCCGTGACCCTCACCGGCTCGGTCGTCGCCTACCTCAAGCTGTCGGCGAAGATGTCTTCTCGCCCGCTCATGCTGCCCGGCAAGAACGCCCTGAACATCGGCGCGATCGTCGTCTTCATCGCTCTGACCGCCTGGTACGTGATCACGCCGCAGCTGTGGCTGCTGGTGGTCGTGACGATCCTCGCGCTCGCGCTGGGCTGGCACCTGGTCGCCTCGATCGGCGGCGGCGACATGCCCGTGGTCATCTCGATGCTCAACAGCTACTCGGGATGGGCGGCGGCCGCCGCCGGCTTCCTTCTCAACAACGACCTACTCATCGTGACCGGCGCGCTCGTCGGGTCGTCGGGTGCTTATCTGTCGTACATCATGTGCAAGGCCATGAACCGCTCGTTCATCTCGGTGATCGCCGGCGGCTTCGGCATCGCCCCACCGGCCTCTGGTGACGAGGAGCAGGGCGAGCATCAGGAGACGGATGCCGCATCTGTGGCGCACATGCTGGAAGCGGCCTCCACCGTCGTCATCACCCCCGGGTACGGCATGGCCGTCGCCCAGGCGCAGTCGGCGGTCGCCGACCTGGCGCGCCGCCTGATCGAACGGGGCGTGCAGGTACGGTTCGGCATCCATCCCGTCGCCGGGCGTCTGCCCGGGCACATGAACGTGCTGCTGGCCGAGGCGAAGGTGCCGTACGACATCGTGCTCGAGATGGACGAGATAAACGACGACCTGGCCGACACCGACGTGGTGCTGGTGATCGGCGCGAACGACACGGTGAACCCGGCCGCCGCCGAAGACCCGGGCTCGCCCATCGCGGGCATGCCGGTGCTGCGGGTGTGGGAGGCCCGTCAGGTCGTCGTGTTCAAGCGCTCGATGGCGTCGGGATACGCAGGCGTGGCGAATCCCCTGTTCTTCCGCGACAACGCATGGATGCTGTTCGGCGACGCGAAGGAGCGGGTGCAGGACATCCTTGTCGCGCTGTGA
- a CDS encoding sensor histidine kinase: protein MRVETRLQRQDIALAAAIGIGTIISAALGMVAGIYGGQQAPMWAAVVYAVVLAAAIAVRRRRPGTVAVITATSYFAAVTWHVPELYAGNIAMFIGFYTVGAISSDRRRAFWVRAGITLGMFVWLLTVTFIESTHPADDSLSRAGAFSPFVAYALLNILVNALYFGGAYLFGERAWAAARQRRALEERTAELERERERTAAQAVALERVRIARELHDVVAHHVSLMGVQAGAARAVMDKDRDAASRTLGQVEGSARDALRELRQLLETLRSDGDADAPSTVGLAGLADLVAESASAGLPATLTVIGEPHPVPDTVQVSLYRIAQEALTNARRHAGRDATADLRLRYDDAGIEVEITNTGRRVTRVGRGLGLVGMRERALAVGGTVEARPRERGGFLVRATVPLVSGELVMTGDAGA from the coding sequence ATGCGCGTGGAAACCCGCCTGCAGCGACAGGACATCGCCCTCGCCGCCGCGATCGGCATCGGCACGATCATCAGCGCGGCGCTCGGCATGGTCGCCGGCATCTACGGCGGCCAGCAGGCGCCGATGTGGGCGGCCGTGGTCTACGCCGTCGTGCTCGCCGCGGCCATCGCCGTGCGGCGTCGCCGGCCCGGCACGGTCGCCGTCATCACCGCGACCTCGTACTTCGCGGCCGTCACCTGGCACGTGCCCGAGCTGTACGCCGGCAACATCGCGATGTTCATCGGCTTCTACACGGTCGGTGCGATCTCATCCGATCGCCGCCGCGCTTTCTGGGTGCGCGCGGGCATCACGCTCGGCATGTTCGTCTGGCTCCTGACGGTCACATTCATCGAGTCGACCCATCCCGCCGACGACTCGCTCTCGCGTGCCGGAGCGTTCTCGCCGTTCGTCGCGTATGCGCTGCTGAACATCCTGGTCAACGCGCTGTACTTCGGCGGCGCCTACCTCTTCGGCGAGCGCGCGTGGGCGGCCGCCCGGCAGCGCCGCGCCCTCGAGGAGCGCACGGCCGAACTCGAGCGCGAGCGCGAACGCACCGCGGCGCAGGCCGTCGCCCTCGAGCGGGTGCGCATCGCCCGCGAGCTGCACGATGTCGTCGCCCACCACGTCTCGCTCATGGGGGTGCAGGCCGGGGCCGCGCGCGCCGTGATGGACAAAGACCGGGATGCCGCATCCCGCACCCTCGGCCAGGTCGAGGGCTCCGCCCGCGACGCGCTGCGCGAACTGCGGCAATTGCTGGAGACCCTGCGCTCGGACGGCGACGCCGACGCGCCCAGCACCGTGGGCCTGGCCGGGCTCGCGGATCTCGTCGCCGAGTCGGCGTCGGCGGGGCTGCCCGCGACGCTCACCGTGATCGGCGAGCCACACCCGGTGCCCGACACCGTGCAGGTCTCGCTCTACCGCATCGCGCAGGAGGCCCTGACCAACGCGCGCAGACATGCGGGGCGGGATGCCACGGCCGACCTGCGACTGCGATACGACGACGCCGGCATCGAGGTGGAGATCACCAACACCGGCCGCCGCGTCACCCGCGTGGGCCGGGGCCTCGGCCTGGTCGGCATGCGCGAGCGCGCCCTCGCGGTCGGCGGCACGGTCGAGGCGCGACCGCGCGAGCGCGGTGGGTTCCTGGTGCGTGCGACGGTGCCGCTCGTCTCCGGGGAGCTCGTGATGACGGGGGATGCCGGTGCCTGA